From a single Arachis hypogaea cultivar Tifrunner chromosome 3, arahy.Tifrunner.gnm2.J5K5, whole genome shotgun sequence genomic region:
- the LOC112781180 gene encoding serine/threonine-protein phosphatase 7 long form homolog, with the protein MEEEARMYRLNGVAHVAGFIDQEPTRVISGVRRQQNMPLHERIIPYLETAGLYHLARLNSQWFWVDEPLLSAFIERWRPETHTFHMPFGECTVTLEDVAYQLGLLIDGEPVSGCLSEFENFMENGRPAWVWFRDLFGELPPQNKVKQMTVCYTWFHERFRVLPADATDDIVHIYARAYIMMLLSSQLFADKNANRVHLRWFLYVASLEDLGRYSWGLGRTGVVVQMSLSWNKQKRCQLGWATTASTVLDLLEISLSEAYWWAEYLPRNDAVDQRVVAARLCLDRLRVHDIVWEPYSSPDVAAVVHPEILVDEHRRLWTAVTSLIYFAAIEWHQVDRVMPQFGGVQHLLNWLLT; encoded by the exons ATGGAAGAAGAAGCTCGGATGTACCGGTTAAATGGCGTTGCGCATGTGGCTGGATTTATCGACCAAGAG CCTACTAGGGTTATTAGCGGTGTGAGAAGACAACAGAATATGCCTTTACACGAGCGTATCATACCGTATTTAGAGACCGCAGGCTTATATCACTTGGCTAGGCTGAACAGTCAGTGGTTCTGGGTTGATGAGCCTCTACTTAGCGCATTCattgagaggtggcgtcctgagaccCACACCTTTCACATGCCCTTTGGGGAGTGTACGGTCACCTTGGAGGACGTGGCCTATCAGCTGGGTTTACTGATTGATGGTGAGCCTGTGAGTGGGTGCCTTAGTGAATTTGAGAATTTCATGGAAAATGGAAGACCGGCATGGGTGTGGTTCCGCGACTTGTTTGGGGAGTTACCTCCGCAGAATAAAGTGAAGCAAATGACAGTGTGCTACACATGGTTCCATGAGCGGTTTCGGGTTTTGCCAGCAGATGCTACTGACGACATCGTGCATATATATGCGAGAGCCTATATTATGATGCTGTTGTCATCTCAGCTGTTTGCGGACAAGAACGCCAACCGTGTCCACCTTCGTTGGTTTCTTTATGTGGCATCGTTGGAGGACTTAGGTAGATATAGCTGGGGGCTCGGCCGCACTGGCGTGGTTGTACAGATGTCTTTGTCGTGGAACAAACAGAAACGTTGTCAACTTGGCTGGGCCACTACAGCTTCTACAGTCTTGGATCTTTTGGAGATTTCCTTGTCTGAGGCCTACTG GTGGGCTGAGTATCTACCGAGGAACGATGCAGTAGATCAAAGAGTGGTGGCTGCACGCCTGTGTTTGGATAGATTGCGTGTGCATGAT ATCGTGTGGGAGCCCTATTCCTCTCCGGATGTCGCAGCTGTTGTTCATCCAGAGATACTAGTTGACGAGCACCGCAGGCTATGGACGGCAGTTACCAGCCTCATTTATTTTGCCGCCATTGAGTGGCACCAGGTGGATAGGGTTATGCCGCAGTTCGGCGGGGTTCAGCATCTCCTCAATTGGCTCTTAACATAG
- the LOC112791224 gene encoding pentatricopeptide repeat-containing protein At4g39530-like: MMRIQHGQLLRSKFNFLHKINANHAFNIPTLSPHNFLHSLDPFITPPLRKQREIGHELASLLQLSWPNNPIPYYYKKIHAHVVVLGFQHDLFLVNTLLRAYSKLKFINDAQKLFDIMPQKNLVTWSSMVSMYTQHGYSVEALLLFCRFRRSSCEEPNEYILASVVRACTHLGSLAQALQVHGFVFKSGFIQDVYVGTSLIDFYAKHCYIEEARILFDCLEVKTMVTWNAIIAGYSKLGRSEVSLKLFNQMRECDLCPDRYVLSSVLGACSMLEFLKGGRQIHGYVLRKGIEMDVTMVNALIDFYLKCHKVKTGWKLFDCLIDKNIVSWTTMIAGCMQDSFHQDAMNLFAEMAKMDYKPDAFGCTSILTSCGSVQALEKGRQVHAYSIKVNIDNDDFVKNGLIDMYAKCDSLTDARKVFNLLAVVNVVSYNAMINGYSRQDKLNEALDLFQEMRLSLLPPNLLTFVSLLGLSASLFQLKLSYQIHVLIIKYGISLDNFAGSSLIDVYSKCSCIGDARLVFEEIHDKDIVVWNAMFSGYTQQSENEEALKLYKDLQISRLTPNEFSFVAVITAASNIASLQHGRQFHNQVIKMGLDDDPFIINALVDMYAKCGGIEEAHKAFSSTNQRDVTCWNSMISTYAQHGEAAKALEVFENMIKDGVRPNYVTFVGVLSACSHAGLNDLGFHHFESMPQFGIEPGMDHYACMVSLLGRAGKIYEAKDFIDKMPIKPSAVVWRSLLSACRVSCNIELGTYAAEMAISCDPADSGSYTLLSNIFASKGMWVHVRRVREKMDKGGVVKEPGCSWIEVNNEVHTFIARDKSHRDTTLISSMLDNLILQIKEFSYVGNAAAFLIDD, from the coding sequence ATGATGCGAATCCAACATGGACAATTACTACGATCTAAGTTCAATTTCCTTCACAAAATCAATGCCAACCATGCTTTTAACATTCCCACTTTGTCACCTCATAATTTTCTTCACTCACTTGATCCATTTATAACTCCTCCATTACGTAAACAACGGGAAATTGGTCATGAATTGGCCAGTTTGTTGCAGTTGTCATGGCCAAACAATCCTATTCCTTATTACTATAAGAAAATCCATGCTCATGTTGTGGTTTTGGGCTTTCAACATGATCTTTTCCTTGTTAACACTCTGCTTCGTgcatactcaaaattgaaatttataaatgatgcacagaagctATTCGATATTATGCCTCAGAAAAACCTTGTTACTTGGTCTTCTATGGTTTCCATGTACACTCAACATGGTTATAGTGTGGAAGCTCTGCTGTTGTTCTGCAGGTTCAGGAGAAGTTCTTGTGAGGAACCAAATGAGTACATTTTGGCCAGTGTTGTCAGAGCTTGTACACATTTGGGTAGTCTCGCTCAAGCACTGCAGGTGCATGGGTTTGTTTTTAAGAGTGGATTTATTCAAGATGTTTATGTGGGCACCTCTTTGATTGATTTTTATGCAAAGCATTGTTACATTGAGGAAGCAAGGATTCTATTTGATTGTCTTGAAGTGAAAACTATGGTTACCTGGAATGCAATTATAGCAGGGTATTCAAAACTTGGAAGAAGTGAAGTGTCCTTAAAGTTATTCAACCAGATGAGAGAGTGTGATCTATGTCCAGACAGGTATGTGCTTTCTAGTGTGTTGGGTGCTTGTTCGATGCTTGAATTTCTCAAAGGTGGTAGGCAAATTCATGGATATGTATTAAGGAAGGGGATTGAGATGGATGTTACAATGGTCAATGCACTTATAGATTTCTATTTGAAGTGTCACAAAGTGAAGACGGGTTGGAAGTTATTTGATTGTCTGATAGACAAAAATATTGTTTCGTGGACCACCATGATTGCTGGTTGCATGCAGGATTCATTTCATCAAGATGCCATGAACCTCTTTGCTGAGATGGCTAAAATGGATTATAAGCCCGATGCATTTGGTTGCACTAGCATTCTCACCTCATGTGGTTCAGTCCAGGCTCTagaaaagggaaggcaagtgCATGCTTATAGTATCAAGGTGAATATTGATAATGATGATTTTGTGaaaaatggcttgattgatatgTATGCAAAATGTGATTCCTTGACTGATGCAAGAAAAGTCTTCAACCTTTTGGCTGTTGTTAATGTAGTATCCTACAATGCGATGATAAATGGATACTCAAGACAAGACAAGCTAAATGAAGCATTGGATCTTTTCCAAGAAATGAGGCTGAGTTTATTGCCACCAAATCTATTAACATTTGTAAGCCTGCTTGGGCTGTCTGCATCCTTGTTTCAGCTTAAATTAAGCTACCAAATACATGTTTTGATTATTAAATATGGAATTTCTTTAGACAATTTCGCTGGAAGTTCTCTAATAGATGTTTATTCAAAATGTTCATGTATTGGGGATGCAAGATTAGTTTTTGAGGAAATACATGACAAAGACATTGTAGTATGGAATGCGATGTTTTCTGGGTATACACAACAGTCAGAAAATGAGGAAGCACTAAAACTTTACAAAGATTTACAAATATCAAGACTAACACCCAATGAGTTCAGTTTTGTTGCTGTGATCACAGCAGCAAGTAATATAGCAAGTCTGCAGCATGGTCGGCAGTTTCACAACCAGGTCATAAAAATGGGCCTTGATGATGATCCGTTCATCATAAATGCTCTGGTGGATATGTATGCCAAGTGTGGAGGCATTGAAGAAGCTCACAAGGCATTTAGTTCTACAAATCAGAGAGACGTTACTTGTTGGAATTCCATGATTTCAACATATGCACAGCATGGAGAAGCAGCGAAAGCTCTAGAGgtgtttgaaaacatgattaagGATGGAGTAAGGCCAAATTATGTCACCTTTGTAGGTGTGCTATCAGCATGTAGCCATGCTGGACTTAATGACCTTGGATTTCATCACTTTGAATCAATGCCCCAGTTTGGTATCGAACCGGGAATGGATCATTATGCTTGCATGGTTTCTCTCCTGGGCCGCGCTGGTAAAATATACGAAGCAAAGGACTTTATTGATAAGATGCCAATAAAACCATCAGCAGTAGTGTGGAGGAGCTTGCTCAGTGCATGTAGAGTTTCATGTAATATTGAACTGGGAACGTATGCTGCTGAGATGGCAATTTCATGTGACCCAGCAGATAGTGGATCATATACTCTACTTTCAAATATTTTTGCTTCCAAAGGAATGTGGGTACATGTCAGGAGGGTGAGAGAAAAAATGGACAAAGGTGGGGTAGTGAAAGAACCAGGATGTAGTTGGATTGAAGTGAATAATGAAGTTCACACGTTTATAGCGAGGGACAAATCCCATCGTGACACCACCCTTATATCTTCAATGTTAGACAATTTGATTCTTCAGATAAAAGAGTTTAGTTATGTGGGTAATGCAGCCGCATTCTTAATTgatgattga